A stretch of Fluviicola sp. DNA encodes these proteins:
- a CDS encoding biotin--[acetyl-CoA-carboxylase] ligase, translating into MIGQQIIQLHEVDSTNNYAAKLLSEGKLTHGTVILAEHQTAGRGQRGRNWQSVGAKQFTGTYFLKTDFLSVDHLCYLNMAIALAVRDMVQSFTRRKAAIKWPNDIFIGNQKIAGILIETNWKNGRVEGAIVGIGVNISPVQSVGYATSLEELSGKSPDVLSVLDALSKSMNEYYHYIQQADFDRLKHTYESFLWKKDEEITLEERQNPVPFTGIIRGVDQIGNLLVEKDGVVLIYHNQELNFEANYGKAIPNS; encoded by the coding sequence ATGATTGGTCAACAAATTATCCAATTACATGAGGTAGACTCCACCAACAATTATGCTGCCAAGCTACTTTCGGAAGGTAAACTGACGCATGGAACTGTAATTTTGGCAGAGCACCAAACAGCCGGGAGAGGGCAAAGAGGAAGAAACTGGCAGTCTGTGGGCGCTAAGCAGTTTACAGGAACCTATTTCCTGAAAACTGATTTTTTGTCAGTTGACCACTTGTGTTACCTGAATATGGCCATTGCACTGGCTGTTCGCGACATGGTACAGTCGTTTACGCGCAGGAAAGCTGCTATCAAATGGCCGAACGATATTTTTATCGGGAACCAGAAAATTGCCGGGATTTTGATCGAAACAAATTGGAAAAACGGACGGGTAGAAGGAGCAATCGTAGGAATAGGAGTAAATATTTCCCCGGTACAAAGCGTGGGTTATGCAACTTCTTTGGAAGAACTTTCTGGGAAATCTCCGGATGTACTGAGTGTTCTGGACGCATTGAGCAAGTCTATGAACGAATATTACCACTATATCCAGCAAGCGGATTTCGACCGGTTGAAACACACTTATGAGTCCTTTTTATGGAAGAAAGACGAAGAAATTACCCTGGAAGAACGTCAGAATCCGGTTCCGTTTACCGGAATTATCCGTGGAGTGGACCAAATCGGGAATTTATTGGTAGAGAAAGATGGTGTGGTATTGATCTATCACAACCAGGAATTGAATTTTGAAGCGAATTACGGGAAAGCAATTCCGAATTCATAA
- a CDS encoding peptidylprolyl isomerase, translated as MEAIIRTEKGDMRVTFFQEDAPNTVANFVKLAKEGFYDGLTFHRVLPDFVIQGGCPNSREGATGMPGTGGPGYKIDCELTGGNQFHDRGVLSMAHAGRNTGGSQFFICHSRNNTAHLDRNHTCFGKVTDGIDIVDDIRQGDRILAIEIQD; from the coding sequence ATGGAAGCTATTATTCGTACCGAAAAGGGAGATATGCGTGTGACCTTCTTCCAGGAAGATGCACCGAATACAGTTGCGAACTTCGTGAAACTGGCAAAAGAAGGATTTTACGACGGTTTGACGTTTCACCGCGTTTTACCTGATTTCGTAATCCAGGGAGGATGCCCGAACTCACGTGAAGGAGCAACAGGAATGCCTGGAACAGGCGGACCGGGTTACAAAATTGATTGTGAATTAACAGGAGGAAATCAATTCCACGACCGTGGAGTACTTTCCATGGCTCACGCAGGAAGAAACACAGGTGGATCCCAGTTCTTCATCTGCCACAGCAGAAACAACACGGCACATTTGGACCGCAATCATACTTGTTTCGGAAAAGTAACAGATGGTATTGACATCGTGGATGATATCAGACAAGGTGACCGCATCCTTGCAATTGAAATCCAGGATTAA
- a CDS encoding DUF1573 domain-containing protein: MKVIAILAVSLISLGSFAQTTTDKAKKDVKTEATKSPVAFKTLKIERAEIPYDSKEPFIFEFKNNGKTPLIITNVQTSCGCTAAEKPTEPIAKGKSSKIVVNYDTKRVGQFTKTITVTTNASTEPIILTITGKVLPQEAPAETPKTN; the protein is encoded by the coding sequence ATGAAAGTAATAGCAATTCTGGCAGTTTCACTGATCTCACTTGGATCATTTGCACAAACAACAACTGATAAAGCGAAAAAAGACGTAAAAACTGAGGCGACTAAATCTCCTGTAGCTTTTAAAACTTTGAAAATCGAAAGAGCAGAAATCCCTTACGATTCCAAAGAGCCATTCATCTTCGAATTCAAAAACAACGGGAAAACTCCTTTGATTATTACGAATGTTCAGACTTCTTGTGGTTGTACTGCTGCTGAGAAACCAACTGAGCCGATCGCTAAAGGAAAATCTTCTAAAATTGTTGTGAATTACGATACTAAGCGTGTTGGTCAGTTCACTAAAACAATCACTGTTACTACAAACGCTTCTACTGAGCCTATTATCCTGACAATTACAGGAAAAGTATTGCCTCAGGAAGCACCGGCTGAAACTCCGAAGACAAACTAA
- a CDS encoding NUDIX domain-containing protein has translation MYKVFMDNSVIEFLDSSEKVPSKRYDLVRNSLENDLSILLDEFDFSRSNGCLLVIYEDLELALNKVFHGYEFMDAAGGIVKCDRRYLFIERHGMWDIPKGKLDSDEQPWEAAVREIEEECGISGPVIDHLLGITFHTYSYMGRPTIKKNWWYALNYSGSMEVFPQEEESITQAIWIEKEEWKMIRENTYDSIKEVLDMAADF, from the coding sequence ATGTACAAAGTTTTTATGGATAATTCGGTTATTGAATTTTTGGATTCGTCGGAAAAAGTACCTTCCAAGAGGTATGACCTGGTCCGTAATTCCCTGGAAAATGATTTGTCTATCCTCCTGGATGAGTTTGATTTTTCCCGTTCAAACGGTTGTTTGTTAGTGATTTATGAAGATTTGGAACTGGCGCTGAATAAAGTTTTCCACGGGTATGAATTTATGGATGCAGCCGGAGGAATAGTAAAGTGTGATCGGCGGTATTTATTTATTGAACGACATGGAATGTGGGATATTCCCAAAGGAAAACTGGACTCAGATGAGCAACCCTGGGAGGCAGCGGTTCGCGAAATTGAAGAAGAATGCGGAATTTCAGGGCCCGTGATCGATCACCTGCTGGGAATTACTTTTCATACTTATTCCTACATGGGAAGGCCAACGATCAAGAAAAACTGGTGGTATGCTCTTAATTATTCCGGTTCCATGGAGGTGTTTCCGCAGGAAGAAGAATCGATTACTCAGGCGATCTGGATCGAAAAAGAGGAGTGGAAAATGATCCGTGAGAATACCTATGATTCGATTAAAGAGGTGTTGGATATGGCAGCGGATTTTTAA
- the bshC gene encoding bacillithiol biosynthesis cysteine-adding enzyme BshC: MNHTTIARQHIKQFSSFSQAFGNQSAFGQFLTAPLNSISDLEVQAQKKKEVYSSEKRKKLVTVWNRQIGSYASESQLENLKLLENENTFTITTGHQLTLFAGPLYLIYKVLHVVRLSEEFNKSQSAFKAVPVFWMASEDHDFDEVKSTQLFNQKLTWESGQTGPVGRFNMEDFNEVKSQFSAFFEGKETEINALLSIAEKPDYAAYQQEFISKLFAEFGVLVLQPDDRDLKREFIPVVLREISSDLANHAVQNMNKLVEAAGYKPQAHSRDCNLFYLKAGERLRIEPTANGLAIDGKVYTREALAELVEQEPENFSPNVILRPVYQETILPNLVYVGGGGEMAYWIQLKGVFEVHQTLFPLIQQRVSLQLIDGTLKKRMDKLNWPNERFFEPREDLKKLFLKENEGDDLDLSTLYKEFDTLRTTMIEKAKSIEATLESFAEAETVRMKKQLESFEQRLVKQLKQRHEQVLQSIDFISERIIPENSLQERYFHWLQFAPSGAYNELLKRIHAEIDPFEAALIVVDLAK; encoded by the coding sequence ATGAATCATACAACAATCGCTCGACAACATATCAAACAATTTTCATCATTTTCCCAGGCTTTTGGGAACCAATCAGCATTCGGGCAATTTCTGACAGCGCCACTAAACTCCATTTCGGATTTAGAGGTACAGGCGCAAAAAAAGAAAGAAGTTTATTCTTCTGAGAAACGAAAAAAACTGGTAACGGTTTGGAACAGGCAAATCGGTTCCTATGCATCGGAAAGTCAATTGGAAAACCTGAAATTGCTGGAAAACGAAAACACGTTTACCATTACAACGGGGCATCAGCTGACACTTTTTGCCGGACCGCTTTACCTCATCTATAAAGTGCTTCACGTGGTTCGTCTTTCCGAAGAATTCAATAAAAGCCAAAGTGCATTTAAGGCCGTTCCGGTATTTTGGATGGCTTCCGAAGACCACGATTTCGATGAAGTGAAATCCACTCAGTTATTCAACCAGAAACTGACCTGGGAATCTGGCCAGACAGGGCCTGTTGGCCGTTTCAATATGGAGGATTTCAACGAGGTAAAGTCTCAGTTCAGTGCTTTTTTTGAAGGGAAAGAAACGGAAATCAACGCATTGCTTTCAATTGCTGAAAAACCGGATTACGCGGCGTATCAACAGGAGTTTATCAGCAAGTTATTTGCCGAATTCGGAGTGTTGGTACTTCAACCGGATGACCGGGACCTGAAACGCGAATTTATCCCGGTTGTTCTGAGAGAAATTTCCAGTGACCTGGCTAATCATGCTGTTCAGAATATGAATAAACTGGTTGAAGCGGCCGGGTACAAACCTCAGGCGCATTCCCGCGATTGTAATTTGTTTTACCTGAAAGCAGGTGAGCGTTTGCGCATCGAACCTACAGCTAACGGACTGGCAATTGACGGAAAGGTCTACACGCGTGAAGCATTGGCAGAATTGGTCGAACAGGAACCGGAAAACTTCTCTCCGAATGTAATCCTGCGTCCCGTTTACCAGGAAACGATCTTACCGAATCTGGTTTATGTCGGAGGAGGAGGAGAAATGGCTTACTGGATCCAGTTGAAAGGAGTTTTTGAAGTGCATCAAACCTTGTTCCCGTTAATTCAGCAGCGTGTTTCCCTGCAATTGATAGATGGTACGCTGAAAAAACGCATGGATAAATTGAACTGGCCAAACGAACGTTTTTTCGAACCAAGAGAAGATTTGAAAAAATTGTTCCTGAAGGAAAATGAAGGCGATGATCTGGATCTTTCCACGCTTTACAAGGAATTTGATACGCTTCGTACAACGATGATCGAAAAGGCAAAATCCATTGAAGCAACCCTGGAATCTTTTGCAGAGGCAGAAACCGTTCGCATGAAAAAACAATTGGAGTCATTCGAACAGCGTTTGGTCAAACAATTGAAGCAGCGCCACGAGCAAGTTCTTCAGTCGATCGATTTTATTTCGGAGCGCATTATCCCGGAAAATTCCTTGCAGGAACGTTATTTCCATTGGTTGCAATTTGCTCCGAGCGGAGCTTATAATGAGCTTTTGAAACGGATACATGCGGAAATTGATCCGTTTGAGGCGGCCTTAATCGTGGTTGATCTGGCAAAATAA
- a CDS encoding response regulator transcription factor, giving the protein MIRIAVAEDNAFLAKSIQEKLALFPGELKFKFHAFNGKLFLEKLAEDTTVDVILMDIQMPEMDGIETTRIISERYPHIKIIMLTVLDDEESIFQAILAGANGYLLKDENPRILLQSILSIVEGGAPMSSGIALKALRLLRNPLKPEELKSDLEKPELSPREIDVLNQLSKGMDYKQIAENLIISPSTVRKHIENIYSKLQAHNKIEAVKIAQKHRIID; this is encoded by the coding sequence ATGATAAGAATTGCAGTAGCCGAAGACAACGCTTTTTTAGCTAAATCCATCCAGGAAAAACTAGCCCTTTTCCCGGGAGAATTGAAATTTAAATTCCATGCATTCAACGGGAAATTATTTCTTGAAAAGCTTGCTGAAGATACCACCGTGGATGTAATCCTTATGGACATTCAAATGCCCGAAATGGACGGGATCGAAACCACACGGATTATTTCCGAACGCTATCCGCACATCAAAATCATTATGCTGACTGTGCTCGATGACGAAGAATCCATCTTCCAGGCAATCCTTGCGGGTGCAAACGGCTATTTATTGAAAGACGAAAATCCGCGTATCCTGCTTCAAAGTATTTTATCCATTGTAGAAGGCGGAGCTCCCATGTCATCCGGAATCGCACTGAAAGCACTGAGATTATTAAGAAATCCGCTCAAACCTGAAGAGCTCAAATCCGACCTTGAAAAACCGGAACTCTCTCCCCGTGAAATAGACGTGCTGAACCAGTTGAGCAAAGGAATGGACTACAAGCAAATTGCCGAAAACCTGATCATTTCCCCTTCCACAGTCCGCAAACACATCGAAAATATTTACAGCAAGCTACAGGCACACAACAAAATCGAAGCCGTAAAAATTGCGCAGAAACACCGCATTATTGATTAA
- a CDS encoding tetratricopeptide repeat protein: MKLLIGCILFLTTGSLMAQTQQQLDSLERLIPKKQGKEQVQLLNDLTFYYFRSDAKKAIGFGSRSLKLAKTLNDDALLANTYNDYSMPFLTTGNFQKSVELNYKALEIRKRLQDTTGMISSYAKLGNGYYELGQYKKAQQSYNRAIYFAKILGDENTLLQIYQNSANVLEAGGFIKEALKMQLDVHEIAIRTDNKLVQISNYGNLGSCYQKLKQFDKAREMYLKAVPIAKEMNQPEQLAMVYQGLGVVERAAKNTDLGLKYYQQALKLYKKLHSKTGEGIIAVNIGNSFADLNQTDSADFYLNYGLKLVKETKSYRQIMNAYNGLADLELKRKNFQKASEYLVLKNNYQDSVSIFQGNELIADVFGKYELEKNERALAESEAKNAKNQLYQAIWLGVSVTLLLLFVVVFLFFRHKRKIAKEELIRTRQEEHYLREKQLNDQKLSISRELHDNVGSQITYLISSIDNLSYLDEANEQLNSKLHDLSDFGRNTMQELRSTIWAMNSEDGSIQTLLTRLESIKSKIPLPIEINNQLRENYPLKSTELLNLYRIIQESIQNTLKHAEATAIRILLEEKQNKVAVSISDNGKGMKTKDGSGNGLQNMRYRCEQMAGEFELKTAENGTTISCTFGI, from the coding sequence ATGAAGTTACTGATCGGTTGCATCCTGTTCCTCACCACCGGATCTTTAATGGCACAAACACAGCAACAGCTGGATTCGCTGGAGCGTTTGATTCCTAAAAAACAGGGAAAAGAACAAGTGCAGCTACTCAACGACCTTACGTTCTATTACTTTCGTTCGGATGCCAAAAAAGCAATCGGGTTTGGGTCCAGATCCCTGAAACTGGCAAAAACACTCAACGACGACGCTCTTTTGGCGAATACCTACAACGATTACTCCATGCCTTTTCTCACCACCGGGAATTTCCAAAAATCGGTGGAACTGAATTACAAAGCACTGGAAATCCGCAAGCGTTTACAGGATACCACTGGCATGATCTCTTCTTACGCGAAATTGGGAAATGGCTACTACGAATTGGGTCAATACAAGAAAGCTCAGCAATCCTATAATCGCGCGATTTATTTTGCAAAGATCCTCGGTGACGAAAACACCTTGTTGCAGATTTATCAAAACAGTGCCAACGTACTGGAAGCGGGAGGTTTTATAAAGGAAGCACTGAAAATGCAGCTGGACGTGCATGAAATTGCCATTCGGACGGATAATAAATTGGTCCAGATTTCTAACTACGGCAACCTGGGATCCTGTTACCAGAAATTGAAGCAATTCGATAAAGCACGTGAAATGTACCTGAAGGCAGTTCCGATCGCCAAAGAAATGAACCAGCCCGAACAACTTGCAATGGTTTACCAGGGATTGGGAGTGGTAGAACGTGCCGCCAAAAACACCGACCTCGGCCTCAAATATTACCAGCAGGCCTTAAAGCTCTACAAAAAACTGCATTCCAAAACCGGTGAAGGAATCATCGCCGTGAATATCGGGAACTCTTTTGCAGACCTGAATCAAACCGATTCTGCTGATTTCTACCTGAATTACGGGTTGAAACTGGTGAAGGAAACCAAATCCTACAGGCAGATCATGAATGCCTACAACGGATTGGCCGATTTGGAACTCAAACGGAAAAACTTCCAGAAAGCCTCGGAATATTTAGTTCTGAAAAACAACTACCAGGACAGTGTTTCTATTTTCCAGGGAAATGAGCTCATTGCAGATGTATTCGGGAAATACGAGTTGGAAAAGAACGAGCGTGCCTTGGCAGAAAGCGAAGCCAAAAATGCCAAAAACCAATTGTACCAGGCAATCTGGCTCGGAGTTTCCGTGACCTTGCTACTGCTATTCGTAGTAGTTTTCCTGTTCTTCCGGCACAAACGGAAAATCGCCAAAGAAGAACTGATCCGTACCAGACAGGAAGAACATTACCTGCGTGAGAAACAACTGAACGATCAAAAACTCAGTATTTCCAGGGAATTACACGACAATGTGGGATCGCAGATTACTTACCTGATCTCCTCCATCGACAATCTTTCCTATCTCGACGAAGCAAACGAGCAACTGAATTCCAAACTTCACGATCTCAGCGATTTCGGAAGGAATACCATGCAGGAATTGCGAAGCACGATCTGGGCCATGAATTCCGAAGACGGAAGCATTCAAACACTTCTCACACGACTGGAAAGTATCAAAAGTAAAATTCCGCTTCCGATTGAGATCAACAATCAATTGCGGGAGAATTACCCCTTAAAATCGACGGAATTGCTAAACTTGTACCGCATCATCCAGGAATCGATCCAAAACACTTTAAAACATGCAGAAGCGACAGCAATCCGGATTTTGCTGGAAGAAAAGCAGAATAAGGTTGCCGTTTCCATCAGTGATAACGGAAAAGGAATGAAAACCAAAGACGGGAGCGGAAACGGATTGCAAAACATGCGCTACCGCTGCGAACAGATGGCCGGTGAATTTGAACTGAAGACCGCAGAAAATGGAACCACGATTTCATGTACATTCGGCATTTGA
- the pyrE gene encoding orotate phosphoribosyltransferase — MILNKDRALKVAEFLLQIKAVKLQPNSPFTWASGWKSPIYCDNRITLSFPAIRTYIRQGYADAILEHFGKPDIIAGVATGGIAQGALVAQELGIPFIYVRSSAKAHGMGNMIEGHFEKGQRVVVIEDLISTGGSSLQAVKALKEAGLEVKGLVAIFTYGFDISMKNFANAECPFVTLTDYDHLIDQALKSDYVTDSDIDSLREWKINPDNWKN; from the coding sequence ATGATTTTAAATAAAGATCGAGCACTAAAAGTAGCGGAATTTTTGCTACAAATTAAAGCAGTAAAATTACAACCAAATTCTCCTTTTACATGGGCTTCAGGTTGGAAATCCCCAATATATTGCGATAACAGGATTACACTTTCTTTTCCTGCAATCAGAACATACATTCGTCAGGGATACGCAGATGCCATCCTGGAACATTTCGGGAAACCGGATATTATTGCAGGAGTTGCAACAGGAGGAATTGCACAAGGTGCATTGGTGGCGCAGGAATTGGGAATTCCTTTCATCTATGTTCGCAGTTCGGCGAAAGCACATGGAATGGGAAATATGATCGAAGGTCATTTTGAGAAAGGTCAGCGTGTGGTGGTTATCGAAGATTTGATCTCTACCGGCGGAAGCAGCTTGCAGGCTGTGAAAGCATTGAAAGAAGCAGGCCTGGAAGTAAAAGGACTGGTAGCAATCTTTACCTATGGTTTTGATATCTCCATGAAAAACTTCGCAAATGCAGAATGTCCGTTCGTTACATTGACAGATTACGACCACCTGATTGACCAGGCATTGAAATCTGATTACGTGACAGATTCTGACATAGATTCGTTACGTGAATGGAAAATCAATCCTGACAATTGGAAAAACTAA